From Staphylococcus delphini, one genomic window encodes:
- the def gene encoding peptide deformylase: protein MIRKIKTHMHPILRKKAAPVTEFDAHLKDIIQDLEDTLYDAEGQALAAPQIGVSERVAIVDMEQDGLLQLINPEVVTQSDETATELEGCLSVPGRFGEVTRSRMITVRSYDLNGNEVEMTAYDDIARMILHVIDNLNGVLFVDIMDREISNAELEAYLEDE from the coding sequence ATGATCAGAAAAATTAAAACGCATATGCATCCGATTTTGAGAAAAAAAGCAGCGCCTGTAACTGAGTTTGATGCACATTTGAAAGACATCATTCAAGATTTGGAAGATACGTTATATGATGCAGAAGGTCAAGCGTTAGCGGCACCGCAAATTGGTGTGAGTGAGCGTGTCGCAATTGTCGACATGGAACAAGATGGCCTGTTACAGCTGATCAATCCTGAAGTCGTTACCCAATCAGATGAAACAGCGACGGAACTTGAAGGGTGCTTGAGTGTGCCGGGACGTTTTGGTGAAGTGACGCGCAGTCGTATGATTACGGTTCGAAGTTATGATTTAAATGGCAATGAAGTCGAAATGACGGCTTATGATGACATTGCACGGATGATTTTACATGTTATTGATAATTTAAATGGCGTTTTATTTGTAGATATAATGGATCGAGAAATTTCAAATGCAGAATTGGAGGCTTATTTAGAAGATGAGTAA
- a CDS encoding M48 family metallopeptidase, whose product MCKKKEKISVSRFRYKYEMPMIIIGFIAIFLYIIMAIVLLIFSIDIPEWVYGAFLGLLIPFLAIFTIRYLYWNSISNGVEINENQLSEIYDIYLQLATEMGFNSKKLKLPRLYLINGNGVMNAFAAKCTLKKRYIVIHSDLLDLAYKFDEMPLIKFVLAHELGHHKCGHTNIWRLIFSPFLKPLYLDKSLTRAQEYTADRVALYYAPEGALSMIYLFSGKYMGSRIEIEEYFKSIDLHDETIWLKLSNFLSDHPVGFRRMKALKEAKEKGTWDVHGKFI is encoded by the coding sequence ATGTGTAAAAAGAAAGAAAAAATTAGTGTTTCTAGATTTAGGTATAAGTATGAAATGCCTATGATAATAATTGGCTTTATAGCTATATTTCTCTATATAATTATGGCTATAGTTTTGTTAATTTTTTCTATTGATATACCTGAATGGGTTTATGGAGCTTTTTTGGGCTTGTTGATACCTTTTCTTGCTATATTTACTATTCGTTACCTTTATTGGAATAGTATTTCAAACGGAGTTGAAATCAATGAAAATCAACTGAGTGAAATATATGATATCTACCTTCAACTAGCAACTGAAATGGGATTTAATTCAAAAAAATTAAAATTACCTAGATTGTATTTAATTAATGGTAATGGTGTTATGAATGCATTTGCAGCTAAATGTACTTTGAAGAAAAGATACATAGTAATACATAGTGATTTGCTAGATCTCGCTTATAAGTTTGATGAAATGCCTTTAATAAAATTTGTTTTGGCTCACGAACTAGGTCACCATAAATGTGGACATACAAATATTTGGCGATTGATTTTCTCCCCTTTTTTAAAGCCTTTGTATTTAGACAAAAGTTTAACTAGAGCTCAAGAATACACGGCTGATAGAGTAGCGCTATATTATGCACCAGAAGGCGCATTAAGTATGATTTATCTATTCTCCGGAAAATATATGGGTTCTAGAATTGAGATTGAAGAATATTTCAAAAGCATAGATTTACACGACGAAACAATTTGGCTTAAATTGAGTAATTTTTTATCTGATCATCCTGTAGGCTTTAGGAGAATGAAAGCATTAAAAGAAGCGAAGGAAAAAGGAACTTGGGATGTTCATGGTAAGTTTATTTGA
- the priA gene encoding primosomal protein N': MIAQVIVDVASKSVDKTFDYAIPADLENVVQPGVRVIVPFGPRKIQGYVMRCLPDDEAEYDLSKLRPILEVKDIQPELTAELVQLSEWYSRYFLLKRISILEAMLPSAIKAKYSKAFKLKDDADLPDEVVMHFNKEGLYYYKDAQQDENIEQLMPYLKEGYIEAVTILSQHTTKKKRRAVRVVSTEMAEAYLETAQKKQKQYEVLAFLLDERHRDVLLQELLDMAFSTSAINTLEKQGVIEKYDAIVERNPYEGRVFEQEQKRELTPEQQVAYDTLLHSVHQQQAETFLLHGVTGSGKTEVYLQIIEDVLTQGKEAMMLVPEIALTPQMVLRFKRRFGDEVAVLHSALSNGERYDEWQKIRDGRARVSVGARSSVFAPFKNLGMIIIDEEHESTYKQEDYPRYHAKDIAEWRSRYHQCPLVLGSATPSLESYARAEKGVYTLLSMPSRVNQQPLPDVEILDMREELANGNRSMFSARLLEAIEQRLERKEQVVLFLNRRGYASFMLCRDCGHVPQCPNCDISLTYHKSSDQLKCHYCGYQEQAPFQCPNCQSEHIRQMGTGTQRVEELLQQQFPDARTIRMDVDTTTKKGSHEKLLKQFGEGNGDILLGTQMIAKGLDFPNITLVGVLNADTMLNLPDFRSSERTFQILTQVAGRAGRHEKKGEVIIQTYNPDHYAIKDVQQNDYLNFYQKEMQFRKLGQYPPYYYLINFTITHEKTKEVLQAATHIHQILLQHLTDKAFVLGPSPSVIPRINNEYRFQVLVKYKSEPSLIHALTYLDDYYHEMFVKNKLGLKIDINPYMMM, encoded by the coding sequence ATGATCGCGCAAGTTATTGTAGACGTTGCCTCGAAAAGTGTGGATAAAACGTTCGATTACGCCATACCAGCTGATTTAGAAAATGTCGTTCAGCCGGGTGTTCGTGTTATTGTGCCATTCGGTCCGCGCAAAATTCAAGGGTATGTGATGCGATGTTTACCGGATGATGAAGCGGAATATGATTTGAGTAAGTTGAGACCGATTTTGGAAGTGAAAGATATTCAGCCAGAACTGACGGCAGAACTCGTCCAATTAAGTGAATGGTACAGCCGTTATTTTTTATTAAAGCGCATTTCTATTCTTGAAGCGATGTTGCCCAGTGCGATTAAAGCGAAATATTCGAAAGCGTTCAAGTTAAAAGACGATGCGGATTTACCTGATGAAGTGGTCATGCACTTTAATAAAGAAGGGCTGTACTATTATAAAGACGCACAACAAGATGAAAATATTGAACAGCTCATGCCGTATTTGAAAGAAGGCTATATTGAAGCCGTTACGATATTGTCGCAACATACGACGAAGAAAAAGCGACGTGCGGTCAGAGTGGTGTCTACAGAAATGGCTGAAGCGTATTTGGAAACCGCGCAAAAGAAACAAAAGCAGTATGAGGTGCTCGCATTTTTACTCGATGAACGCCACCGTGATGTATTGTTACAAGAATTATTAGACATGGCATTTTCTACTTCAGCGATCAATACGTTAGAAAAACAAGGCGTGATCGAAAAATATGATGCGATTGTGGAACGAAACCCATATGAAGGGCGTGTTTTTGAGCAAGAACAAAAGCGTGAGCTCACACCAGAACAACAAGTCGCATATGACACTTTATTGCATTCGGTCCATCAACAACAAGCTGAAACGTTTTTACTACATGGTGTAACGGGGTCCGGCAAAACAGAAGTGTATCTCCAAATTATTGAAGATGTCCTCACACAAGGTAAAGAGGCGATGATGCTCGTGCCAGAAATCGCATTAACACCGCAAATGGTTTTACGATTTAAACGACGCTTTGGTGATGAAGTGGCTGTTCTACACTCTGCTTTGTCGAACGGCGAACGTTATGATGAATGGCAAAAGATTCGTGATGGCCGTGCACGTGTCAGTGTTGGTGCGCGTTCGAGTGTATTTGCGCCATTTAAAAATCTCGGCATGATTATTATTGATGAAGAGCACGAATCGACGTATAAGCAAGAAGATTATCCACGTTATCATGCGAAAGATATTGCAGAGTGGCGCAGTCGATATCATCAATGTCCACTTGTGTTAGGCAGTGCGACGCCAAGCTTGGAAAGTTATGCGCGTGCTGAAAAAGGCGTTTATACGTTGTTGTCTATGCCGTCACGTGTCAACCAACAGCCATTACCCGATGTTGAAATTTTAGATATGCGAGAAGAACTAGCAAATGGTAACCGTTCCATGTTTTCAGCACGTCTCCTTGAAGCGATTGAACAACGACTCGAACGTAAAGAACAAGTCGTCCTCTTCTTAAACCGCCGTGGGTATGCATCATTTATGTTATGTCGCGACTGTGGTCATGTCCCACAATGTCCGAATTGCGATATTTCATTGACGTATCACAAATCGAGTGACCAACTGAAATGTCACTATTGTGGTTATCAAGAACAAGCGCCGTTTCAATGTCCGAACTGCCAAAGTGAACACATTCGTCAAATGGGGACAGGGACGCAACGTGTCGAAGAATTGCTGCAACAACAATTCCCTGATGCCCGAACGATTCGCATGGATGTTGATACGACGACTAAAAAAGGCAGTCATGAAAAATTATTGAAACAGTTTGGTGAAGGCAATGGCGACATTTTGTTAGGCACACAGATGATTGCGAAAGGATTGGACTTTCCGAACATTACACTCGTTGGCGTGCTAAATGCAGATACAATGTTGAATTTACCTGATTTTCGCTCGAGTGAACGGACCTTCCAAATATTGACGCAAGTCGCAGGGCGTGCAGGACGTCATGAGAAAAAAGGGGAAGTCATTATTCAAACGTATAATCCGGATCATTACGCGATTAAAGACGTGCAACAAAATGATTATTTGAACTTTTACCAAAAAGAAATGCAGTTTCGTAAGCTAGGGCAATATCCGCCATACTATTATTTAATTAACTTTACAATTACGCACGAAAAGACAAAAGAAGTGCTACAAGCCGCAACACATATTCATCAAATTTTGTTGCAACATTTAACAGATAAAGCATTCGTATTGGGGCCGTCACCGTCAGTCATCCCGCGTATCAACAATGAGTACCGCTTCCAAGTATTAGTGAAATACAAAAGTGAACCGTCGCTCATTCATGCACTGACGTATTTAGATGACTATTATCACGAAATGTTTGTGAAAAATAAGTTGGGACTTAAAATAGATATCAACCCTTATATGATGATGTAA
- the coaBC gene encoding bifunctional phosphopantothenoylcysteine decarboxylase/phosphopantothenate--cysteine ligase CoaBC yields MKNILLAVTGGIAAYKAIDLTSKLTQGGYDVRVMLTEHAQQFVTPLSFQAISRNAVYTNTFLEENPAEIQHIALGDWADAIVVAPATANIISKLSHGIADDMVTTTLLATTTPKFMAPAMNVHMFENPRIQANIQTLIDDGYHFIEPGEGFLACGYVAKGRMAEPLEIKAVIDRQGQENAEKSQSAYFNHKKVLVTAGPTVETIDPVRFVSNRASGKMGYAIAEALQKVGAKVTLVTGPTSIEPPRHVEVVQVTTAEDMFQAVKQRFEQQDIIFKTAAVSDYTPVEPLPHKMKKQDGDVTVTFKRTQDILKYLGEHKTTQKLVGFAAETQNMESYAQDKLVRKNADVIIANNVGDTSIGFSSDHNEVSLYFKDGTFETLQKGPKKKLAFQILSILESRWDV; encoded by the coding sequence ATGAAAAATATTTTGCTAGCTGTAACAGGCGGTATCGCTGCATATAAAGCGATAGATTTAACAAGTAAACTGACACAAGGGGGTTATGATGTGCGCGTCATGTTGACAGAACATGCGCAACAATTCGTCACACCATTATCATTTCAAGCGATTAGTCGTAACGCGGTTTATACGAATACGTTTTTAGAAGAGAACCCAGCCGAAATACAACATATTGCTTTAGGAGATTGGGCGGATGCGATTGTCGTTGCGCCCGCGACAGCAAACATCATTTCAAAATTAAGTCACGGAATTGCGGACGATATGGTGACGACGACGTTATTAGCGACGACGACACCTAAATTTATGGCACCTGCAATGAATGTCCATATGTTTGAAAATCCGCGAATTCAAGCTAATATTCAAACGCTCATAGACGATGGTTATCATTTTATTGAACCGGGAGAAGGCTTTTTAGCATGTGGTTACGTAGCGAAAGGGCGTATGGCGGAACCTCTCGAAATTAAAGCTGTGATCGATCGACAAGGTCAGGAAAATGCAGAAAAGTCACAATCCGCATACTTCAATCATAAAAAAGTGCTCGTGACTGCAGGGCCAACTGTCGAAACGATTGACCCTGTCCGTTTTGTATCAAATAGAGCGTCAGGGAAAATGGGATATGCCATAGCAGAAGCACTTCAAAAAGTCGGTGCGAAGGTAACTTTAGTAACTGGACCTACGTCAATCGAGCCACCCCGTCATGTCGAAGTCGTACAAGTGACGACGGCTGAAGATATGTTTCAAGCGGTAAAGCAGCGTTTCGAGCAACAAGATATCATATTTAAAACTGCTGCCGTATCCGATTACACACCGGTTGAACCGTTGCCACACAAAATGAAAAAACAAGACGGTGATGTAACTGTCACTTTCAAACGTACACAAGACATTTTGAAATATTTAGGTGAACACAAAACGACACAAAAACTAGTAGGCTTTGCGGCAGAAACACAAAATATGGAAAGCTATGCACAAGACAAACTCGTGCGTAAAAATGCAGATGTCATTATTGCGAACAATGTAGGCGATACGTCTATTGGTTTTAGTTCAGATCATAATGAAGTGTCGCTTTATTTTAAAGATGGGACATTTGAAACGCTGCAAAAAGGCCCTAAAAAGAAATTGGCTTTCCAAATCTTATCAATTTTAGAAAGTAGATGGGATGTATGA
- the rpoZ gene encoding DNA-directed RNA polymerase subunit omega — protein sequence MLYPPLHQLQDKINSKYLIATTAAKRARELQADPDHLLLDRYESKKTVGRALEEIAASKIHPHVDESHF from the coding sequence ATGTTATACCCACCGTTACACCAATTACAAGATAAAATTAACTCAAAATACTTAATTGCGACAACAGCCGCTAAACGTGCACGTGAGTTACAAGCTGACCCTGATCATTTATTGTTAGATCGTTATGAAAGCAAAAAAACAGTAGGCCGCGCGTTAGAAGAAATCGCCGCAAGCAAAATTCATCCACACGTTGATGAATCACACTTTTAA
- the gmk gene encoding guanylate kinase — protein sequence MDTEKGLLIVLSGPSGVGKGTVRKRIFDDPHTSYKYSISMTTRQMREGEQDGVDYFFKTREEFEKLIEADEFIEYAEYVGNYYGTPVQYVKDTMNAGHDVFLEIEVEGAKQVRKKFPDALFIFLAPPSLDHLTERLIGRGTESKEKIESRVKEAKKEVEMMNLYDYVVVNDEVDLAKDRIQSIVEAEHLKRERIEAKYRKMLLEAKK from the coding sequence ATGGATACTGAAAAAGGCTTACTAATAGTACTCTCAGGCCCTTCTGGTGTTGGCAAGGGCACAGTTAGAAAACGTATTTTTGATGATCCACACACATCTTATAAATATTCCATCTCGATGACAACGCGTCAAATGCGAGAAGGCGAACAAGATGGCGTTGATTATTTTTTCAAAACGAGAGAAGAATTTGAAAAACTCATTGAAGCAGATGAGTTTATTGAATACGCAGAGTATGTAGGAAATTATTACGGCACACCCGTGCAATATGTTAAAGATACGATGAATGCAGGTCACGATGTATTCTTAGAGATTGAAGTTGAAGGGGCCAAGCAAGTGCGCAAGAAATTTCCAGATGCGCTATTTATCTTCTTAGCACCACCAAGCCTAGACCATTTAACAGAGCGTTTAATCGGTCGTGGTACAGAATCAAAAGAAAAAATTGAAAGTCGCGTAAAAGAAGCGAAAAAAGAAGTTGAGATGATGAATCTTTACGATTATGTTGTCGTAAACGATGAAGTGGATCTAGCGAAAGACCGCATTCAGTCCATTGTTGAAGCTGAACATTTAAAGCGAGAACGCATTGAAGCGAAATACAGAAAAATGTTATTGGAGGCCAAAAAATAA
- a CDS encoding Rqc2 family fibronectin-binding protein, which yields MAFDGVFTRKMVEELQFLVSGRIHKINQPENDTIIMVVRQQRQNHQLLLSIHPNFARIHLTTKKYDNPFEPPMFARVFRKHLEGGRILAIRQIGNDRRIEMDVESKDEIGDTIHRTVILEIMGKHSNLILVNEERKILEGFKHLTPNTNQFRTVMPGFQYEAPPTQHKQNPYEYTGAQVLQHIDFNAGKIDRQLLQTFEGFSPLLTKEITSRRHFMTTQTLPEAFDEVMAETKAAPQPVFHKNHETGKEDFYFMKLQQFYDDCVTYDSLHELLDRFYDARGERERVKQRANDLVKLVQQLLQKYQNKLSKLVDEQAGTEEKENQQLYGELITANIYQLKPGDRQLETVNYYTGENVTIPLNPQKSPAENAQYYYKQYNRMKTRERELTHQITLTEENIAYFENIEQQLSHIQVHEIDDIREELAEQGFIKQKKQQKKKKQQKIQLQSYVSTDGDTILVGKNNKQNDYLTNKRAQKSHLWFHTKDIPGSHVVILNDAPSDKTIEEAAMIAAYFSKAGQSGQIPVDYTTIRNVHKPSGSKPGFVTYDNQKTLYATPDYDMIRQLKAEEV from the coding sequence ATGGCATTTGATGGTGTATTTACAAGAAAAATGGTAGAAGAATTACAATTTCTCGTTTCTGGACGTATTCATAAAATCAATCAGCCGGAAAACGATACGATCATCATGGTTGTCAGACAGCAACGCCAAAACCATCAATTGTTGTTGTCGATTCACCCTAATTTTGCAAGGATTCACCTCACTACAAAAAAATATGATAATCCATTCGAACCGCCGATGTTTGCGCGCGTCTTTCGTAAACATTTAGAGGGCGGACGTATCCTTGCCATTCGCCAAATCGGTAATGACCGTCGCATCGAAATGGACGTGGAAAGTAAAGATGAAATTGGCGATACGATTCATCGTACTGTAATTTTAGAAATTATGGGCAAACATAGTAACCTCATTCTTGTTAATGAAGAACGCAAAATTTTAGAAGGTTTTAAACACCTTACACCAAATACGAATCAATTTAGAACCGTGATGCCAGGTTTTCAATATGAAGCGCCGCCAACACAACATAAACAAAATCCTTATGAATACACTGGTGCGCAAGTGCTCCAACATATTGATTTCAATGCGGGCAAAATTGATCGTCAGCTGCTCCAAACGTTTGAAGGATTTTCACCGTTACTCACAAAAGAAATTACATCGAGACGCCATTTTATGACAACGCAAACTTTACCTGAAGCATTTGATGAAGTGATGGCCGAAACGAAAGCAGCGCCACAACCTGTGTTCCATAAAAATCACGAAACGGGTAAAGAAGACTTTTATTTTATGAAGCTCCAACAGTTTTACGATGATTGCGTCACGTATGATTCACTCCATGAACTGCTCGACCGTTTTTATGATGCGCGTGGTGAACGTGAGCGTGTCAAGCAACGTGCGAATGATTTAGTGAAACTCGTCCAACAATTGCTTCAAAAATATCAAAATAAATTGAGTAAGCTCGTCGATGAACAAGCAGGAACAGAAGAAAAAGAGAACCAACAATTATATGGCGAATTAATCACAGCGAATATTTATCAACTCAAACCTGGAGATCGCCAATTAGAAACGGTGAATTATTACACTGGGGAAAACGTGACGATTCCGTTAAATCCACAAAAGTCACCTGCTGAAAATGCGCAATACTATTATAAACAGTACAACCGAATGAAAACACGTGAGCGCGAATTGACACATCAAATTACTTTAACCGAAGAAAATATCGCTTATTTTGAAAATATCGAGCAACAGTTGTCACACATTCAAGTGCATGAAATTGACGATATTCGTGAAGAACTGGCAGAACAAGGCTTTATTAAACAGAAGAAACAGCAGAAAAAGAAAAAGCAACAAAAAATCCAATTACAATCCTATGTTTCTACAGATGGCGATACCATTTTAGTTGGTAAAAATAATAAACAAAATGATTATTTAACGAATAAGCGTGCGCAAAAATCACATTTATGGTTCCATACGAAAGATATTCCAGGAAGCCATGTCGTGATTTTAAATGATGCGCCGAGTGACAAAACGATTGAAGAAGCGGCGATGATTGCAGCGTACTTTTCAAAAGCAGGACAATCGGGACAAATTCCAGTGGATTATACAACGATTCGCAATGTGCACAAACCGAGTGGCAGTAAACCAGGATTTGTCACGTACGATAACCAGAAGACACTTTATGCCACACCGGATTATGATATGATTCGTCAGTTGAAAGCTGAAGAAGTGTAA
- a CDS encoding adenylate cyclase, translating to MKELEVRFSIADKDNYLKVIEFLDQNYKFKSKNRQIDKYYKARGKEAEEDVKGSFIYRFRQENDSTSGIFTRKDTVKPGFWTEDEILLESQQMDFVKNILDAGFSNIMTIDKDRKSYTNLEETRTVNADVVGELGYYIEVEILGDFSENDYDSFVKETETEFEFINSKIETKGYVQLMREKNERTRDN from the coding sequence ATGAAAGAATTAGAAGTTAGGTTTTCAATTGCTGATAAAGATAATTATCTTAAAGTGATTGAATTTTTAGATCAAAATTATAAATTTAAATCAAAGAATAGACAAATAGATAAGTATTATAAAGCGCGTGGAAAAGAAGCAGAAGAAGATGTTAAGGGGAGTTTTATTTATCGATTTCGTCAAGAAAATGATTCTACATCAGGTATTTTTACTAGGAAAGATACAGTGAAACCAGGTTTCTGGACGGAAGATGAGATTTTATTAGAATCGCAACAAATGGATTTTGTAAAAAATATTCTAGATGCTGGTTTCTCTAATATCATGACTATTGACAAAGATAGAAAATCATATACTAATCTTGAAGAAACCAGAACTGTAAACGCTGACGTAGTTGGAGAGCTTGGATATTATATTGAAGTTGAAATCTTAGGCGACTTTTCTGAAAATGATTACGATTCCTTTGTAAAAGAAACAGAGACAGAGTTTGAATTTATCAATTCAAAAATTGAAACAAAGGGTTATGTACAATTAATGAGAGAAAAAAATGAACGTACAAGAGATAATTAA
- a CDS encoding VOC family protein produces MKIPKITTFLMFNGDAEEAIKRYTSLFEDSEIITMVKYDDTIPEQAGKVQHSIFTLNGQVFMAIDNLNGTDIEMNPAMSLYVTVKDQFEMDTLYHGLKDGGAILMPKTEMPPQFREFAWVQDKYGVNFQLALPESKK; encoded by the coding sequence ATGAAAATACCTAAAATTACAACGTTTTTAATGTTTAATGGTGACGCTGAAGAAGCCATCAAACGCTATACATCATTATTTGAAGATAGTGAGATTATTACAATGGTGAAATATGATGACACGATTCCAGAACAAGCAGGAAAAGTGCAACATTCTATTTTTACATTAAACGGTCAAGTCTTTATGGCGATTGATAATTTGAATGGTACAGATATTGAAATGAACCCAGCGATGTCATTGTATGTGACAGTGAAAGACCAATTTGAAATGGATACATTATATCATGGCTTAAAGGATGGTGGCGCGATTTTAATGCCGAAAACTGAAATGCCACCACAATTTCGTGAATTTGCGTGGGTTCAAGATAAATACGGCGTGAACTTCCAACTCGCCTTACCAGAATCAAAGAAATAA
- the pyrE gene encoding orotate phosphoribosyltransferase, whose amino-acid sequence MSKLIAKALLDIEAVSLSPNEMYTWSSGIQSPIYCDNRVTLGYPEVRTAIRDGLIELIQQHFAEVEIVSGTATAGIPHAAYISDKMNLPMNYVRSKSKSHGKQNQIEGARSEGKKVVVIEDLISTGGSSITAVEALQEAGAEVLGVVAIFTYGLNKADEAFKAAGVPFYTLSSYDELIEVAREEGKISEDDIQTLVEWRNQL is encoded by the coding sequence ATGTCAAAATTAATCGCAAAAGCATTATTAGATATCGAAGCCGTATCATTATCACCGAATGAAATGTATACATGGAGTTCCGGCATTCAATCACCTATTTATTGTGATAACCGTGTCACACTCGGATATCCAGAAGTACGTACCGCGATTCGTGACGGCTTAATTGAACTGATTCAACAACATTTTGCTGAGGTCGAAATCGTATCAGGCACAGCAACAGCCGGTATTCCACATGCGGCGTATATTTCAGATAAAATGAACTTGCCAATGAATTACGTGCGTTCAAAAAGTAAAAGCCACGGCAAACAAAACCAAATCGAAGGCGCGCGCAGTGAAGGCAAAAAAGTCGTCGTCATTGAAGATCTAATTTCAACTGGTGGCTCTTCCATCACAGCTGTTGAAGCATTACAAGAAGCGGGTGCTGAAGTGTTAGGTGTCGTTGCGATTTTCACATATGGTTTAAATAAAGCTGACGAAGCGTTTAAAGCAGCAGGTGTCCCTTTCTATACGTTAAGCAGCTATGATGAACTGATTGAAGTTGCACGTGAAGAAGGCAAAATTTCAGAAGATGACATTCAAACATTAGTCGAATGGCGTAATCAATTATAA
- the pyrF gene encoding orotidine-5'-phosphate decarboxylase has product MRQDPIIALDFATEAEVMSFLAQFDEPLFVKIGMELFYQTGPALIDQIKALGHDIFLDLKLHDIPNTVGKAMEGLAKLNVDLVNVHAAGGTVMMERAIEGLRRHNKDIKIIAVTQLTSTSEQQLHEEQNIQTSMETAVLNYARLAQQAGLDGVVCSPLETTMIREHCGDDFLKVTPGIRLAHSAKDDQQRITTPEKARQLGSTHIVVGRPITQSDHPVRSYHQIKESWLNACQN; this is encoded by the coding sequence ATGAGACAGGATCCGATTATCGCCTTAGATTTTGCAACTGAAGCAGAAGTGATGTCATTTTTAGCGCAATTTGATGAACCATTATTCGTCAAAATTGGTATGGAATTGTTTTATCAGACAGGTCCAGCACTCATTGATCAAATTAAAGCACTCGGCCACGACATCTTTTTAGACTTAAAATTACACGATATTCCGAATACGGTCGGTAAAGCGATGGAAGGTCTCGCAAAACTGAACGTGGACCTCGTCAATGTTCATGCAGCTGGCGGTACAGTCATGATGGAGCGCGCCATAGAAGGGTTACGTCGACACAACAAAGACATTAAGATTATCGCCGTCACTCAATTGACATCTACATCTGAACAGCAGTTGCATGAGGAGCAAAACATCCAAACATCGATGGAAACGGCTGTTTTAAACTATGCTCGCCTTGCGCAACAAGCAGGCTTAGATGGTGTCGTATGTTCACCGTTAGAAACAACAATGATTCGCGAACATTGTGGCGACGATTTCTTAAAAGTGACACCAGGTATTCGTCTAGCGCACAGTGCAAAAGACGATCAGCAACGCATCACGACGCCAGAAAAAGCACGTCAACTCGGTTCGACACATATCGTTGTCGGTCGCCCGATTACACAAAGCGACCATCCAGTACGAAGTTATCATCAAATTAAAGAAAGTTGGTTAAATGCATGTCAAAATTAA